One window of the Colletotrichum lupini chromosome 9, complete sequence genome contains the following:
- a CDS encoding fatty acid desaturase translates to MKPTDYPEIQDLRKAIPPGCSLPCLQTSLYYISRDIVASVVLVYFAFNYIREDQLGQTLSFIAWGAYSFLQGLICTGIWVLAHECGHGSLFVSTKLNDGNGFVLHSFLMVPYFSWKSTHRRHHRFTGHATRDVAFVPAMKPVDSDRDIFSPSGTAAIRLASNAFFNLSAGKDSLLRDVSVTERWLRVSLFDPWSSVFRDKKAWSVLASDCGLGIMGCFLGWCGQEFGSETMVLLYLLPYLWVNNWLGVRTSQILQQVEAFGAISVNIKAVAITYLQHNHPQVPHYTDEGWNFTKGALSAIDRDFGFVGRHFFHLIIDRHVVHHLFPHNCYQATIGGLKPLRRQEFSGSAMVSVLHTEVYRKRPQSSRLYPMDVGSGKFGVGIW, encoded by the exons ATGAAACCAACAGACTATCCCGAAATACAGGATCTTCGAAAAGCTATACCACCGGGCTGTTCTCTTCCCTGTCTGCAGACCTCTCTCTACTACATCTCCAGAGACATCGTGGCGTCAGTAGTGCTAGTTTACTTCGCCTTCAACTACATCAGAGAAGATCAACTCGGACAGACTCTGTCCTTCATAGCTTGGGGAGCATACTCATTCCTCCAAGGACTTATCTGTACTGGGATCTGGGTACTGGCTCACGAGTGCGGTCATGGGTCACTCTTTGTCTCGACAAAGCTGAACGACGGAAATGGATTTGTACTTCATTCCTTTCTGATGGTACCGTACTTTTCCTGGAAGTCCACTCACCGGCGCCATCATCGGTTTACCGGGCACGCAACTAGGGATGTCGCCTTCGTGCCAGCAATGAAACCAGTCGATTCTGATAGAGACATATTCTCTCCTTCGGG GACAGCAGCTATTCGGTTGGCCTCTAATGCTTTCTTCAATCTGTCTGCTGGTAAAGACAGTCTCCTGCGAGATGTTTCTGTAACCGAGCGTTGGCTGAGAGTCAGTCTCTTTGATCCTTGGAGCTCTGTTTTTAGGGATAAGAAAGCATGGAGCGTGTTGGCCTCTGACTGCGGTCTTGGCATCATGGGTTGCTTTTTGGGCTGGTGTGGCCAGGAATTTGGGTCAGAAACCATGGTTCTTCTATACCTTCTGCCCTATCTATGGGTTAACAATTGGTTGGGTGTGAGAACCTCTCAAATTCTCCAACAGGTGGAGGCTTTTGGGGCGATTTCAGTTAATATCAAAGCAGTTGCCATCACCTATCTCCAACATAACCATCCCCAAGTGCCTCACTATACCGATGAGGGGTGGAACTTCACCAAAGGGGCTCTATCAGCAATCGACAGAGACTTCGGCTTTGTCGGGAGGCACTTCTTTCATCTAATCATAGACAGACATGTGGTCCATCACCTATTTCC CCACAACTGCTATCAAGCCACTATTGGGGGGCTTAAACCATTACGAAGGCAGGAGTTTTCTGGGTCAGCTATGGTATCAGTCTTGCACACTGAAGTATATAGAAAACGACCCCAATCGTCCCGGCTATACCCGATGGACGTTGGAAGTGGAAAATTTGGCGTTGGCATTTGGTGA